The following is a genomic window from bacterium.
CGGCCGATCGCCCAGCATCACCGCCGCCAGCCGGTAGGCGGGATCCAGCAACGGGGCGATGAGGAAGGAGAAGGAGCCGGCGTCGCCCTGCACGGCGCGGGCCAGGATCTGGGGCCGCTGTTCCAACACTGCACTGGACATGTTCCTGCCTATTCGATGCGGCAGGCGGGCTCTTGGTTGCAGCCGGCGTGCACTTGAGGTCGTTGGCCCGAGGCTGCCGGCTGAGAGCGCTGCCGGCAACCTCGGCGTCTGGGGCCCCTCAGTCCTCCTCGCCGGCGTCGTTGAGGAACGCGCCGTTGCGGTCGTGCCCGAGCTCCGCGAACTTGACGTTCTGGTTCATGGAGCTGGAGTGAAAGTTGCCTGTCGACGAGCTGCCCGACCACTTGATGTGAGCGGTGGTCTTGACGAAGCGGAAGCGGAAGTTCGAACCTGTCGTAGTTCCCCTGCCAACGGCCCCCGTCCACTCGACGTCGAACGAAACGGTGCCCGGCACGGATGAACCGTGCTGCAGCGCGTTGACGACGTCCCTGAAGTCACGGGTCGCCAGGTTGTGGACTCGCAGGGAGGCCTTGCCCGCGTCAGGGTCCGCTCTGACCGCGTGGCTTGGAATCCGGATCGTCCAGAAAAGGCCGCCCGGCACGTTGCCTGGATCGAAGTCGTGGATCTGAGTCGTGGAGCCAGACCGGCTCTTGAAGACGTCCAGTCAGATGAAGGCGAAGGCACCCCGGTGACGCTCCCCGTCGACCCCGATGTAGCTGCCTCTCATGAAGCGCATGTCGGCCCCGAACGTGAGCGCATTGCCGGCCGAGTCGCTGCCGTTGCCTTCGATGTCGACGATCCCCACCGTGCCTTTGAAGTCTCCGATGGTCGACGGATCGCCTGTCCCCGGGAGAGCGAAGTGGAAGATTTCGGTTCCGCGCCCCAGCGGTTGGAAGTTCTGGCCCACCGGCCGGGGCATGACAAGACCG
Proteins encoded in this region:
- a CDS encoding twin-arginine translocation signal domain-containing protein, with product MRLDGIDFGAIWQERYGDLAVGHAHFWDRALSRRQFIGAASAATGAALTSGLWSPLAVLADDDGLVMPRPVGQNFQPLGRGTEIFHFALPGTGDPSTIGDFKGTVGIVDIEGNGSDSAGNALTFGADMRFMRGSYIGVDGERHRGAFAFI